From the genome of Aspergillus fumigatus Af293 chromosome 1, whole genome shotgun sequence, one region includes:
- the ptcF gene encoding type 2C protein phosphatase ptcF: MRRLALQTFRTARRVPVWKVGARRPSVVSFSHNHQPLGLRLSSRGRHPSFIPATLQSSMHLRNFSLAVISTVVASGAWYAYQGSNSPQSPVTSPSQTRSIATDASSGPHAEESAESTRRAILVDNDQFYTATLSGDQPLYKQTDDSDRRILEMLTPEQATQKLRRNEQSFMVNRGKGVVRYDVVQVPSNSPIEDDHAEKIVEVPSSVAAANDGGSTSDWMFWAVFDGHSGWTTSAKLRNVLISYVARELNTTYKAAATNPSLISPSSEAVDAAIKQAFVRLDNDIVHSSVDKVLKSNSRRAAAELLAPALSGSCALLAFYDSQSKDLKVACAGDSRAVLGRRGPTGKWTATPLSEDQTGGTPSEMKRLREEHPGEPNVVRNGRILGQLEPSRSFGDAFYKWSKETQEKIKKQFFGRTPHPLLKTPPYVTAEPVITTTKIEPSKGDFVVMATDGLWEMLSNEEVVGLVGQWIDQQRAGNNGTSKAWLQSWFGLDDKHLPVEAPKETTTEGQRRPIRQQQYDISGVASRFVVEDKNAATHLVRNAMGGKDRDMVCALLTLPSPYSRRYRDDITVEVIFFGDGPDNRTITVNQEASASEENQKAKL, from the exons ATGCGTCGCCTGGCCCTCCAGACTTTCCGTACTGCTCGTCGTGTGCCGGTATGGAAGGTCGGCGCTAGGAGACCGTCTGTTGTGTCGTTCTCCCATAATCATCAGCCTCTAGGTCTCCGGCTCTCCTCCCGTGGACGACACCCCTCCTTCATTCCAGCAACCTTGCAGTCATCGATGCATCTCCGAAACTTTTCTCTTGCGGTGATATCGACGGTTGTCGCATCTGGCGCTTGGTACGCTTATCAGGGTAGCAACTCTCCGCAGAGCCCCGTGACGTCCCCATCGCAAACAAGGTCAATAGCTACAGACGCATCTTCTGGACCGCACGCTGAAGAATCTGCGGAATCTACCAGACGTGCGATCCTCGTGGATAATGATCAGTTCTACACGGCAACATTATCTGGAGACCAGCCTCTCTACAAGCAGACAGACGATTCCGACCGCCGAATTCTAGAGATGTTGACGCCTGAACAGGCGACACAGAAGTTGAGGAGAAATGAACAGTCCTTTATGGTAAATCGGGGCAAAGGTGTCGTGCGATACGATGTCGTCCAGGTTCCGAGCAACTCGCCCATCGAGGATGATCATGCGGAGAAGATTGTCGAAGTGCCTTCCTCTGTAGCTGCGGCGAACGATGGGGGGTCGACGAGTGATTGGATGTTTTGGGCTGTATTTGATGGTCATTC GGGATGGACAACCTCGGCCAAACTGCGCAATGTTTTGATCTCATACGTGGCCCGGGAGCTGAATACGACCTACAAGGCTGCAGCTACCAATCCTTCACTTATTAGCCCGTCATCCGAAGCCGTGGACGCAGCAATTAAGCAGGCCTTTGTCCGCCTTGATAATGATATCGTGCATAGTAGTGTCGACAAGGTCCTCAAATCCAATTCCCGCCGAGCCGCAGCTGAGCTGCTTGCGCCCGCCCTCTCCGGATCCTGTGCTTTGCTTGCATTCTATGACTCGCAATCTAAAGACCTCAAGGTCGCCTGTGCTGGTGACTCAAGAGCTGTTCTTGGCCGCCGTGGACCTACCGGAAAATGGACGGCAACACCACTTTCTGAGGACCAGACTGGTGGCACCCCTTCAGAGATGAAGCGTCTGCGGGAGGAGCATCCTGGCGAGCCGAATGTTGTGCGTAACGGACGGATTCTGGGACAACTGGAGCCTAGCCGCTCCTTTGGAGATGCATTCTACAAGTGGAGCAAGGAGACCCAGGAGAAAATCAAAAAGCAGTTTTTTGGAAGGACCCCTCATCCCCTGTTGAAGACTCCTCCTTATGTCACTGCCGAACCTGTCATCACGACCACGAAGATTGAGCCTAGTAAGGGTGACTTTGTCGTCATGGCCACAGACGGCCTCTGGGAAATGCTGAGCAATGAAGAAGTCGTCGGACTTGTGGGCCAATGGATTGACCAGCAGCGGGCTGGCAACAATGGAACCAGTAAGGCGTGGCTGCAGAGTTGGTTTGGCTTGGACGACAAGCATCTGCCCGTAGAGGCACCCAAGGAGACGACCACGGAAGGCCAGCGCCGTCCGATCCGTCAGCAACAGTACGACATTTCGGGCGTTGCCAGCCGTTTTGTCGTAGAAGACAAGAACGCGGCCACTCATCTCGTGCGCAACGCGATGGGTGGCAAGGACAGGGACATGGTTTGCGCTTTGCTCACACTCCCTAGCCCGTACTCCCGCAGATACCG TGACGATATTACCGTCGaggtcatcttcttcggcgacGGCCCTGACAACCGGACCATCACCGTCAACCAGGAAGCCAGCGCGTCGGAGGAAAATCAGAAAGCCAAGCTATGA
- a CDS encoding putative mitochondrial export translocase Oxa2, giving the protein MSPLRPLLRSPQTPGKRVAQHIRHFHATRPSPFINEVLDVSSGFIHAVHSISGLPWALSIPLTALIVRTTVAMPLQMYTKIQARKERDLAPLLHSWRKHFQAQIKKRVDAENHNPILPREAIRELATKVKAKRKELHKRWNVPRFWKPVSFLQIPIWISVMESLRAMSGNNKGLVPYLLSLVEPSSVEPSTAVHLAVEPSLATEGALWFPDLLAGDSTGILPAALTLSIILNIRTGWKSPALSDMADLPRIEIAKNLTVRGIRVLIQALALNIGVSSYLYEMPSALMIYWISSTNIATLQTFLLERFMLSKPLLEPWRQIHIGYPQKGEKTPPSKKMIKIAR; this is encoded by the coding sequence ATGAGCCCGCTTCGTCCTCTGCTCCGTTCACCGCAAACTCCTGGCAAGCGGGTAGCCCAGCACATACGGCATTTCCACGCCACGCGACCATCTCCTTTCATTAATGAAGTTCTGGACGTTTCGTCTGGCTTCATTCATGCCGTTCATTCGATAAGTGGCCTCCCATGGGCCTTGTCCATCCCATTGACTGCCTTGATCGTCCGAACTACTGTTGCGATGCCGCTGCAGATGTACACCAAGATCCAAGCACGCAAGGAGCGAGACCTAGCTCCGCTACTTCACTCATGGAGGAAACATTTTCAAGCGCAAATTAAAAAGCGTGTTGATGCCGAGAATCACAACCCAATTCTCCCGAGAGAGGCAATCCGAGAGTTGGCGACAAAGGTAAAGGCGAAGCGGAAGGAACTGCACAAGCGATGGAACGTACCCCGGTTCTGGAAACCTGTTAGCTTCCTGCAGATACCGATATGGATTTCAGTTATGGAGAGTCTCCGAGCCATGTCTGGAAACAACAAGGGTCTTGTACCGTACCTCCTCTCCCTGGTTGAACCCTCCTCCGTTGAGCCAAGCACCGCGGTCCACCTGGCGGTCGAGCCATCCCTGGCCACTGAAGGAGCCCTCTGGTTCCCCGACCTCTTGGCTGGAGACTCGACGGGCATTCTTCCAGCTGCGCTCACTCTTTCAATCATACTCAATATTCGTACTGGGTGGAAGTCTCCTGCTCTATCGGACATGGCTGACTTACCGCGGATCGAGATTGCAAAGAACCTGACTGTGCGTGGTATCAGGGTACTGATCCAGGCGCTTGCCTTGAATATCGGCGTTTCGTCCTATCTGTACGAAATGCCTTCTGCGCTCATGATCTACTGGATAAGCAGTACGAACATTGCTACTTTACAAACTTTTCTACTGGAGAGGTTCATGTTGTCAAAGCCACTCCTTGAGCCCTGGAGACAGATTCATATTGGCTATCCTCAGAAAGGCGAAAAGACGCCTCCATCAAAAAAAATGATCAAGATTGCACGTTAG
- a CDS encoding alpha-1,2-mannosyltransferase ALG11 has protein sequence MMLFLLKTFLTLLALLATCVLLPQFPLGVLRFVLRGVGWVIQKRTRSRREFLISRVRADEEEQLVKRSKSSPRGEDEDWEKVDSSSSSSGTAGPSKKGGNNGNKGPADADWEGIIGFFHPFCNAGGGGERVLWEAVRATQRRWPKAICAIYTGDHEVNKMAMLERVENRFNIQLHAPAVVLLYLTTRKYVLSSMYPYMTLLGQSLGSLVVAYDAFNLLVPDVFIDTMGYAFTLAFCKMLFPSVPTGAYVHYPTISTDMLQSLDDSTGLKGVNAGAGKGFKGQVKRKYWLAFARLYGWVGGHVDVVMCNSSWTSAHIRTIWGPSRTSRTFKEPTVIFPPTAVSEIESTITVDEDSERSREPIILYIAQFRPEKNHPLVLRSFARFLSERKTNPTSAALPQPKLVLMGSVRHSSPDETHIYNLRLLAHELRIRDHTTFVCDASWPTILSHLRSASVGVNAMWNEHFGICVVEYQAAGLISVVHDSGGPREDIVIDLGDGATGFRASSEDEFAAAFEAALALPAEEKVAMRQRARKSALRFTEEEFSQKWIEEVGKLVEICRR, from the exons ATGATGCTGTTTCTGTTAAAAACattcctcacacttctcgcccTCCTTGCGACCTGCGTCCTCCTTCCCCAGTTCCCCTTGGGGGTTCTCCGCTTCGTGCTCCGTGGTGTCGGATGGGTCATTCAGAAGAGAACACGGTCTCGCAGAGAGTTTTTGATCTCAAGAGTTCgagcagatgaggaagaacagCTGGTAAAGCGATCCAAGTCGTCTCCCCggggagaggatgaggacTGGGAGAAGGTTGATAGCTCGAGTTCCAGCTCCGGGACAGCTGGCCCCAGCAAGAAAGGCGGGAATAACGGCAacaaaggcccagcagaTGCAGACTGGGAGGGCATCATTGGGTTCTTTCACCCTTTCTG TAAcgctggcggaggaggagaacgTGTTCTTTGGGAAGCTGTAAGAGCAACGCAACGGCGATGGCCCAAGGCAATCTGCGCTATATATACTGGTGACCACGAGGTCAACAAGATGGCCATGCTGGAGAGGGTAGAG AACCGCTTCAATATTCAACTTCATGCGCCCGCCGTTGTTCTGCTCTATCTGACTACACGCAAATATGTTCTGAGCAGTATGTATCCGTATATGACGCTTCTGGGACAGTCTCTCGGCTCTCTGGTGGTTGCCTATGACGCCTTCAACCTGCTCGTCCCGGACGTGTTCATCGACACTATGGGCTACGCATTCACCCTTGCGTTCTGCAAGATGCTTTTTCCCTCTGTTCCTACCGGTGCATACGTCCACTATCCTACCATCTCGACCGACATGCTTCAATCCCTGGATGACAGCACCGGCCTAAAAGGGGTCAATGCGGGCGCGGGCAAGGGGTTCAAGGGCCAGGTCAAGCGCAAGTACTGGTTGGCGTTTGCCCGTCTCTACGGTTGGGTCGGAGGTCATGTTGATGTCGTCATGTGTAACTCTTCCTGGACATCGGCCCATATCCGGACCATCTGGGGCCCCTCACGGACGAGCAGGACCTTCAAAGAGCCCACCGTCATCTTCCCGCCCACGGCAGTGTCAGAGATCGAGTCGACCATCACTGTCGATGAGGACTCGGAGCGCAGCCGGGAACCCATCATCCTTTATATCGCCCAATTCCGGCCCGAGAAAAACCACCCGCTGGTCCTGCGTTCGTTCGCCCGCTTCCTCAGTGAGCGGAAGACGAACCCCACCTCGGCCGCCCTCCCCCAGCCAAAACTGGTCCTCATGGGTTCCGTCCGTCACTCCAGCCCCGACGAAACCCACATCTATAACCTCCGCCTGCTGGCCCACGAGCTCCGCATCCGCGACCATACCACCTTCGTCTGCGACGCGAGCTGGCCGACCATCCTGTCGCATCTACGGTCCGCTTCAGTCGGTGTTAACGCCATGTGGAACGAGCACTTTGGCATCTGCGTCGTCGAGTACCAGGCCGCAGGCCTGATCAGCGTCGTCCACGACTCCGGCGGGCCGCGCGAGGACATTGTCATCGACCTTGGCGACGGGGCGACAGGCTTCCGCGCCTCAAGCGAGGACGAATTCGCCGCCGCGTTTGAGGCCGCTCTGGCCCTGCCAGCGGAGGAGAAAGTCGCGATGCGCCAGCGTGCCCGCAAGTCCGCTCTGCGGTTCACTGAGGAGGAGTTCTCTCAGAAATGGATCGAAGAGGTTGGAAAGCTGGTCGAGATTTGCCGCCGATGA
- the crzA gene encoding putative C2H2 transcription factor Crz1, translated as MASQEMFPELGQSPAPGVKSRGVSRSPHPHQQQQQQQHQQHQGQFTGTVTGLDLDSSIATASSFANSSFDPNSNNVSPSAESYGYTAAGYLSGTPASQTDQNYANSLQIPQSYGTGLVPQFNESRGLPIQQQSQQQHHQQPSLDDNFSDLLNSNATEYDFNTVYQTHSPSSNTAPEYDSSLLLDPQVHQQSHPTQIPSSHSSTSPQISPLEQQQHSSPGPMSTQGSTTVAYYTPQHSRHASLDPATAAFLTSNTHPDWQAVMGNSAAFQGHRRAPSEVSEISSAAPSPYLSQHESFDGVDNNPSPLLAPQNDPSLYDSALGIENFTLSEQHQQHQGFSPAHSPYISPRLMPQQGQEMMPNVPYLSGPAPNTQYPTPPNDMYGNGAEGMMNMSQGTHPSVDIGQASQMAPPSINVEFAPPSRIPSFGPSKPASNLDSLSPPPSSTRSRGRSKSDPYAHPSTSRLRSSSTSSSLDPLAPTTPRSLSPFDSFGRQQQSNPSSRDPSPSRSNRRLSTSSIDSRNYILGLADPQRPGASPNDSKRVQKHPATFQCNLCPKRFTRAYNLRSHLRTHTDERPFVCTVCGKAFARQHDRKRHEGLHSGEKKFVCQGELSRGGQWGCGRRFARADALGRHFRSEAGRICIKPLLDEESQERERSLMDQQQHHLQPLPQQVMVPVDNPHAGNFVLPAALLAQYPALQTLQWDQIAASADDPSDIGGRSSFDASSGNEFGFEDDDSGLSSVSGINAGYSAAGNFY; from the exons ATGGCTTCACAGGAGATGTTCCCTGAGTTGGGGCAGTCTCCTGCACCCGGCGTTAAAAGCCGCGGCGTCAGCCGCtctccccatcctcatcagcagcagcaacagcaacagcatcaacaacatcaaggaCAATTTACAGGAACAGTCACTGGCTTAGATCTCGATTCTTCGATCGCTACAGCTAGTTCATTTGCCAATTCGTCCTTCGATCCCAATAGCAACAACGTTAGCCCTTCCGCCGAATCGTATGGTTATACTGCCGCTGGCTATCTCTCAGGCACTCCTGCATCGCAGACCGACCAGAACTACGCAAATAGTCTTCAGATTCCGCAATCGTACGGCACCGGTCTGGTTCCTCAGTTCAATGAGTCTCGCGGCTTGCCAATACAGCAGCAGTcgcaacaacagcaccaccagcagcccTCCCTCGATGATAACTTCTCCGATCTTTTGAACTCCAATGCCACCGAGTACGACTTCAACACCGTCTACCAGACTCACAGTCCCAGTAGTAATACTGCTCCTGAGTACGACTCCTCCCTTCTGCTTGACCCTCAGGTCCACCAGCAGTCGCATCCGACCCAGATACCCTCCTCCCATTCCTCGACTTCTCCGCAGATCTCCCCTCTCGAGCAACAGCAGCACTCCTCACCGGGTCCAATGTCAACCCAAGGTTCGACAACCGTGGCTTACTATACCCCTCAGCATTCCCGTCATGCATCCTTGGACCCCGCCACGGCCGCCTTTCTCACCAGTAACACACATCCTGACTGGCAGGCCGTCATGGGCAATAGTGCTGCTTTCCAGGGCCATCGACGAGCTCCATCCGAGGTTTCCGAAATCTCGTCCGCTGCTCCTTCTCCGTACCTCTCACAACATGAGTCTTTTGATGGTGTAGACAACAATCCCTCTCCGCTTCTGGCACCCCAAAACGATCCCAGTTTATACGATAGTGCTCTTGGGATCGAGAACTTCACCTTGTCcgagcagcaccagcagcatcaagggTTTAGCCCGGCGCACAGTCCGTACATCTCTCCGCGGCTGATGCCCCAACAGGGACAGGAAATGATGCCCAATGTGCCTTATCTCTCTGGCCCCGCTCCGAACACGCAGTATCCGACCCCTCCAAATGATATGTATGGCAATGGAGCGGAGGGCATGATGAATATGTCGCAGGGGACTCATCCGTCTGTGGACATCGGCCAAGCCTCTCAGATGGCTCCGCCGTCCATCAACGTGGAATTTGCACCCCCGTCGCGGATCCCCAGTTTTGGACCTTCAAAACCGGCCAGCAACCTCGACTCCTTGAGTCCTCCACCTTCGTCCACAC GCTCCCGCGGGCGTAGCAAGTCTGATCCATATGCCCATCCCAGCACCAGTCGGCTGCGCTCCTCGTCGACTTCGAGCAGCCTGGACCCCCTTGCGCCTACTACTCCTCGCTCACTTTCTCCGTTCGACTCTTTTGGACGTCAGCAGCAGAGCAATCCAAGCTCACGCGATCCGTCTCCGTCCAGATCCAACCGACGTCTGTCGACCTCGTCGATCGATAGCCGCAATTACATCCTGGGCCTTGCCGATCCCCAGCGACCAGGGGCTAGCCCCAACGACTCGAAGCGTGTCCAGAAACATCCCGCAACGTTTCAGTGCAACTTGTGTCCGAAGCGCTTCACTCGGGCTTACAATTTGCGGTCACATCTCCGAACCCACACGGACGAGCGGCCATTTGTCTGCACTGTATGTGGCAAAGCCTTCGCTCGACAGCATGATCGCAAACGACACGAAGGGCTACACTCGGGCGAGAAGAAGTTCGTTTGTCAGGGAGAACTCTCCCGCGGCGGACAATGGGGCTGCGGTCGCCGATTTGCCCGGGCGGACGCTCTGGGGCGTCATTTCCGTTCAGAGGCGGGGCGGATCTGTATCAAGCCGCTGCTAGATGAGGAGTCGCAAGAAAGGGAGCGTTCGCTCAtggaccagcagcaacatcatTTGCAACCACTTCCACAACAAGTGATGGTACCTGTGGACAACCCACATGCTGGTAATTTTGTGCTGCCTGCCGCGCTTCTGGCTCAATATCCCGCTCTCCAGACCTTGCAGTGGGACCAGATTGCTGCATCGGCGGATGATCCCAGCGACATAGGGGGCCGTAGCAGCTTCGACGCCAGCTCCGGCAATGAATTTGGcttcgaggatgacgactcGGGGCTCAGTAGCGTATCTGGTATTAATGCTGGGTATTCTGCTGCCGGTAACTTCTATTGA